The following proteins are co-located in the Leptospira limi genome:
- a CDS encoding glycosyltransferase family 4 protein codes for MKTKIGIDARPLAYGITGNSRYLAEVLKVIIPKHKDKEFYFFSNKPIHVVFNDLLYPNVHLVVEPKSIPGPLYLNFILPKRLKQNQIEVIWGTIQMLPFFKLPIPSYVNYHDLNFISAPETMAKWNYWQHKFLSPITLKNADIIFCLSKNTKEEIMQFRPNCKDKCIVVYPGVTKIKTNRSKLNIKFPKDFFLTVGTLEPRKNINRLVDAFIQFKTKYPKDKNSLLIMGRKGWGEEGDLLYQKLNDPEIRAKGIQFIEKPDENTLASAFQSCKAFFFPSLHEGFGLPLLEAMLEGKRCVASDIPVFKEILSDQCDLYIPSKDTNAWANAFRIMSGNTKERTPKFPTKKWTWQETAKKIEEVLFL; via the coding sequence ATGAAAACAAAAATCGGAATTGATGCCAGACCACTTGCTTATGGAATTACTGGGAATTCGCGTTATTTGGCGGAAGTCCTAAAGGTAATCATACCAAAACACAAAGACAAAGAATTTTATTTTTTTAGCAACAAACCCATCCATGTTGTTTTTAATGATCTCTTATACCCAAACGTACATTTGGTGGTTGAACCAAAGTCTATCCCAGGCCCACTCTATCTAAATTTCATTTTACCAAAAAGGCTAAAACAGAATCAAATTGAAGTGATTTGGGGCACCATCCAAATGTTGCCTTTCTTCAAGTTACCAATTCCAAGTTACGTAAACTACCATGATCTCAATTTTATTTCTGCTCCAGAAACAATGGCTAAATGGAATTATTGGCAACATAAATTTCTGTCTCCTATCACATTAAAAAATGCTGATATTATCTTTTGTTTATCCAAAAATACTAAAGAAGAAATCATGCAATTTCGACCTAATTGCAAAGACAAATGCATTGTTGTTTACCCTGGTGTCACAAAAATCAAAACCAATCGATCTAAGTTAAACATCAAATTTCCAAAAGATTTTTTTCTAACAGTGGGTACATTAGAACCAAGAAAAAATATCAATCGTTTGGTGGATGCCTTCATACAATTCAAAACCAAATACCCAAAAGATAAAAACTCACTCCTGATTATGGGAAGAAAAGGATGGGGAGAAGAAGGTGATTTACTTTACCAAAAATTAAATGATCCAGAGATCAGAGCCAAAGGAATCCAATTCATAGAAAAACCAGATGAAAATACTTTGGCTTCTGCATTCCAATCTTGTAAGGCATTTTTTTTCCCGTCTTTACATGAAGGTTTTGGATTACCTCTACTGGAAGCGATGTTAGAGGGCAAACGATGTGTTGCATCCGACATTCCTGTCTTCAAAGAAATTTTATCAGATCAATGTGATTTGTACATCCCATCAAAAGATACAAATGCTTGGGCAAATGCATTTCGGATCATGTCTGGTAACACAAAAGAAAGAACGCCAAAATTCCCAACAAAGAAGTGGACATGGCAAGAAACTGCTAAAAAAATTGAAGAGGTGCTATTTTTATGA
- a CDS encoding Kelch repeat-containing protein, protein MNKIYFSFVFLFFGCIVPGDFKNVFDPKSISGLLLASVGNAGAFECKEKSNTKSFGNIDQILLQCNRELASLDTSFLANLNEQTFSNISFTKIGNDQLLIQFDPITSDGCYEVNLSSVVSGLGETLSQDKYPIIIDTKLPTVNLVSYLPITDYTFFTARYWDFESSEPLNQFGLPSLSGKLAPFIVFRSIQKISDTKFRVYFETNFKSNEPGSITFGFPNANDKALNVVTNTITIRLIGLVAGPTLNFGRSEFDAFQNQNGDVIAIYGYNSSAEILRRGTNSFQLTNPSLPEIHRGERGLMLDGKRLLITGGIKYSVTTALNESYIFDTETTSFVQSGSMVEPRHMHDIVKLPNGKVMVIGGIRDYTPVLPGMYFTTLNTAEIYDPSTETFTQLSNRLKTPRSFSCSVVLNDGRVMIIGGSDGIFAPKDTTEFFDPNTETFSWGPSLPTPVGALKCLKLSDGNILIYGAQLSNLSNATMLYDVSKNRILTVANSLYRREWSIALELPDGGVLFYGGAYRYNTSEPSRMIEKLDYAKSNSFYEMGMSRVSVSKHSGVKFSDGTFLFLGGESGGLFNQGTDYYGLIE, encoded by the coding sequence TTGAATAAAATTTATTTCTCATTTGTATTCTTATTCTTTGGATGCATTGTTCCGGGTGACTTTAAGAATGTTTTTGATCCAAAATCAATTTCAGGTCTTTTACTTGCTTCCGTGGGAAATGCTGGTGCATTTGAGTGCAAAGAAAAGTCAAATACCAAATCATTTGGCAACATTGACCAGATTTTATTACAATGTAACCGAGAGCTTGCATCCTTAGACACTTCATTTCTTGCTAATCTAAACGAACAAACATTTTCAAATATTAGTTTTACCAAAATAGGCAATGATCAACTTTTGATTCAATTTGACCCTATTACAAGTGATGGTTGTTACGAAGTTAATTTATCTAGCGTTGTATCTGGATTAGGTGAAACTTTATCACAAGATAAATATCCCATTATTATTGATACAAAATTACCAACTGTTAATTTGGTTTCGTATTTACCAATTACTGATTATACATTTTTTACTGCTCGGTATTGGGATTTTGAAAGTTCTGAGCCTCTCAATCAATTTGGACTACCTTCTTTGAGTGGAAAATTAGCTCCTTTTATTGTATTTCGCTCTATCCAAAAAATAAGTGATACTAAATTTCGTGTTTATTTCGAAACAAATTTTAAATCGAATGAACCTGGATCCATTACGTTTGGTTTCCCAAATGCAAATGATAAGGCTCTAAATGTTGTAACGAATACAATCACAATTCGACTGATAGGTTTAGTCGCAGGACCTACTTTAAACTTTGGACGTTCTGAATTTGATGCATTCCAAAATCAGAATGGCGATGTAATTGCAATTTATGGATATAATTCAAGTGCCGAGATCCTTCGACGTGGGACAAACTCGTTCCAACTAACGAATCCTAGTTTGCCCGAAATCCATCGTGGTGAAAGAGGATTGATGTTAGATGGGAAACGATTGCTGATTACAGGTGGGATCAAGTATTCAGTGACGACTGCACTCAATGAAAGTTATATTTTTGATACTGAAACGACATCATTTGTTCAATCTGGTTCTATGGTGGAACCTCGGCATATGCATGACATTGTAAAGTTACCGAATGGAAAAGTAATGGTAATTGGTGGTATTAGAGATTATACACCAGTGTTGCCAGGGATGTATTTTACTACTTTAAACACTGCTGAGATTTATGATCCGAGTACTGAAACATTCACTCAACTTTCTAATCGGTTAAAAACTCCAAGATCATTCTCATGTTCGGTGGTTTTGAATGATGGAAGAGTGATGATCATTGGTGGATCCGATGGAATTTTTGCTCCTAAAGATACTACCGAGTTTTTTGATCCAAATACAGAAACATTTAGTTGGGGACCTAGTTTGCCAACACCAGTTGGTGCATTGAAATGTTTGAAACTTTCAGACGGGAATATTCTGATTTATGGTGCACAATTGTCAAATTTAAGTAATGCGACGATGTTATATGATGTTTCAAAGAATCGAATATTGACAGTTGCAAATTCATTGTATAGAAGAGAATGGAGTATTGCTTTAGAACTGCCGGATGGTGGAGTTTTATTTTATGGTGGAGCTTATCGTTATAATACAAGTGAACCAAGTCGGATGATTGAAAAATTGGATTATGCCAAGAGTAATAGTTTTTATGAAATGGGAATGTCCAGGGTTAGTGTATCCAAACATAGTGGTGTAAAATTTTCTGATGGAACTTTCTTGTTTTTAGGAGGTGAATCTGGTGGATTATTCAATCAGGGAACCGACTATTACGGACTGATAGAATAG
- the queA gene encoding tRNA preQ1(34) S-adenosylmethionine ribosyltransferase-isomerase QueA: MDFLEEFDFHLPEEQIARFPAKNRDESRLLLVDKSKETFWEAPHFRNIGQWLQPGDVLVFNDTKVSYRRVFLQVESGRIHESIFLETVDDSSLVWTCILKNRAKLKLGDSLWPVGFPNFRFRYDGKEEELSLLVSDKIISDADFEIFGTIPIPPYLKRKVIEEDKIRYQTIFAKKSGSVAAPTAGLHFTDSLKEELVQQGIEFVPVNLQVGYGTFRPLTAEQWQTKTLHKEKYEITEETASRLNTAKKEGRRIIAIGTTSLRVLETVFDSQQQKYKVGLGQTDIFLSPGDNIKSVQGLITNFHLPKSSLLLLVSAFANSRLVMNVYRYALQNHFRFYSYGDSMFLF; the protein is encoded by the coding sequence ATGGATTTTTTAGAAGAATTTGATTTTCATTTACCAGAAGAACAAATTGCGCGTTTCCCTGCTAAAAATCGAGATGAATCGAGATTACTCCTTGTAGACAAATCGAAGGAAACGTTTTGGGAAGCACCCCATTTTCGCAACATTGGGCAATGGTTACAACCTGGTGATGTTTTAGTATTTAATGATACAAAAGTTTCGTATCGAAGGGTGTTTTTACAAGTGGAATCAGGTCGAATTCACGAATCCATTTTTCTAGAAACTGTGGATGATTCTTCCTTAGTTTGGACTTGTATTCTTAAAAATAGGGCAAAATTAAAGTTAGGTGATAGCTTATGGCCTGTTGGATTCCCAAATTTTCGTTTTCGATATGATGGGAAAGAGGAAGAATTGTCGTTACTCGTATCAGACAAAATAATTTCAGATGCAGACTTTGAGATTTTTGGAACAATTCCAATCCCTCCTTATCTAAAACGGAAAGTCATTGAAGAAGATAAAATACGATACCAAACCATCTTTGCAAAAAAATCAGGTTCTGTCGCAGCACCAACAGCGGGCCTTCATTTTACAGATTCCTTAAAAGAAGAACTTGTCCAACAGGGAATCGAATTTGTTCCAGTGAACCTCCAAGTTGGTTATGGGACATTCCGTCCATTGACCGCCGAACAATGGCAAACTAAAACCTTACACAAAGAAAAATATGAGATCACGGAAGAAACAGCGAGTCGATTGAACACTGCAAAAAAAGAAGGTCGTCGTATCATTGCAATCGGAACTACGTCTCTTCGTGTACTCGAAACTGTATTTGATTCTCAACAACAGAAATATAAGGTAGGTCTGGGTCAAACTGACATATTTTTGTCGCCAGGTGACAACATTAAATCCGTACAAGGACTGATCACAAACTTTCATTTACCGAAATCGAGTTTGTTATTACTTGTAAGTGCCTTTGCAAATAGTCGACTCGTGATGAATGTTTACCGGTATGCATTACAGAACCATTTTCGTTTTTACTCATATGGTGACTCTATGTTCTTATTTTAA
- a CDS encoding Kelch repeat-containing protein: MGKIRFFFFTLLLVSCKIPAGSNPLDPSSPLSLGLFMLGGDSVVQMEFSSNRVQPGGVLYVSTNHDFTTKANGLKLPIANPGLDPISQVIPRSKFLYEIRMSPSVTTGKFTLNLKDYYLNEALLVNPESFEFEIDSTPPMLQLKTGNSIDISELQSGFLDVEANEEIVWDGNLSQVSLSGNAKNTLVVSDIIVSQRNIRLLFAGNPNANGGILTISFNGVKDKAFNTQGTIAVPVKVFAFKSGPNMNIARRSCVGMELDDGRKIVLGGRAKSGVLINGNGTLSSTEYYNSITKEFTFAPDMIYRRQEFAIVKLLDGRLLVSGGYGGKVGNPSNGSLNSTEIFDPISNTWTEGPFLTTPRQLHKMTVLPNGDVLVVGGLTPFSPFQSISMVELIHVTTDPFSMSVETIGNLADSRGKQSQVVSVIAGKVVITGGERSDVTGPNPSDYYARSIDSIEIYDISTKTLSTSSARVIKRFNHFTHALSNGEVLILGGISSRFDDNQPILRAQIYNPTTDTIRDHKNLLFGREWGSSFMFSYGKDQIIIAGGLEYRTVNGSTFDSILDTESWSESDNRFYLTGRSLNARWDGCEIKYSATGGGMILGGRIGSILANTEEYSFE, from the coding sequence ATGGGAAAGATTAGATTTTTCTTTTTCACCTTACTATTGGTATCCTGTAAAATTCCAGCAGGTTCCAATCCATTGGATCCTTCGTCTCCACTAAGCTTAGGATTATTTATGTTAGGTGGCGATTCGGTTGTGCAAATGGAGTTTTCTTCTAATCGTGTTCAACCTGGTGGAGTATTGTATGTTTCAACAAATCATGATTTTACGACAAAAGCAAACGGCTTGAAATTGCCAATTGCTAATCCTGGATTGGATCCTATTTCACAGGTAATTCCGCGAAGTAAGTTTTTATATGAAATACGGATGTCACCTTCGGTAACAACTGGAAAATTCACTTTGAATTTAAAAGACTATTATCTGAACGAAGCCCTTTTGGTGAATCCAGAGTCTTTTGAATTCGAAATTGATTCAACTCCTCCTATGTTGCAATTAAAAACAGGAAATAGTATTGATATCTCTGAATTGCAATCTGGTTTTCTAGATGTAGAAGCAAACGAAGAAATTGTTTGGGATGGCAATCTATCCCAGGTAAGTCTTTCGGGGAATGCAAAGAATACTTTAGTTGTTTCTGATATCATCGTCTCACAAAGAAATATTCGATTGTTGTTTGCTGGGAATCCAAATGCTAACGGAGGAATTCTTACCATTAGTTTTAATGGAGTAAAAGATAAAGCATTTAATACACAAGGTACCATTGCCGTTCCAGTAAAGGTTTTTGCTTTCAAAAGTGGTCCTAATATGAACATTGCTAGGCGTTCTTGTGTAGGAATGGAATTGGATGATGGTCGTAAAATTGTCTTAGGTGGTAGAGCTAAGTCAGGTGTTTTGATTAATGGGAATGGAACATTGAGTAGTACAGAATATTATAATTCTATAACGAAAGAATTCACTTTTGCTCCCGATATGATCTACCGTCGGCAGGAATTTGCAATCGTAAAGCTTTTGGACGGAAGGTTATTGGTTTCGGGAGGATATGGTGGGAAGGTTGGCAATCCATCGAACGGAAGTTTAAATTCAACAGAAATATTTGATCCAATTTCAAATACATGGACTGAAGGACCATTCCTTACGACTCCTAGACAACTTCATAAAATGACTGTGTTGCCAAATGGTGATGTTTTGGTCGTTGGGGGTCTTACTCCCTTTTCTCCGTTTCAATCAATTTCAATGGTAGAACTGATTCATGTTACTACCGACCCGTTCAGTATGTCGGTTGAAACCATAGGTAACCTAGCTGATTCTCGCGGTAAACAATCACAGGTGGTTTCGGTAATTGCTGGTAAGGTGGTCATTACGGGAGGGGAAAGATCGGATGTAACAGGGCCTAACCCATCCGATTATTATGCACGATCAATCGATAGTATTGAAATTTATGATATCAGTACGAAAACCCTATCTACTTCCTCTGCGAGAGTGATAAAACGATTTAATCATTTTACTCATGCATTAAGTAATGGAGAAGTTTTAATTTTAGGTGGAATCAGTTCCCGATTTGATGACAACCAACCAATCTTACGAGCACAAATATATAATCCAACGACGGATACCATTCGTGACCATAAAAATCTTTTGTTTGGAAGAGAATGGGGAAGTTCCTTTATGTTTTCATATGGTAAAGACCAAATTATCATCGCAGGTGGATTGGAATATCGAACTGTCAATGGTAGTACATTTGATTCAATTTTGGATACAGAATCATGGTCAGAATCTGATAATCGATTCTATCTGACTGGTAGGTCCTTAAATGCAAGATGGGATGGATGCGAAATCAAATACTCTGCCACTGGCGGAGGAATGATCTTAGGTGGTAGGATAGGAAGTATACTTGCAAACACGGAGGAATATAGTTTTGAATAA
- a CDS encoding nucleotide pyrophosphohydrolase, giving the protein MDQNEITLNQLQNEVNDWIQTIGVRYFSELTNLAILVEEVGELSRLMARKYGDQSFKSGESAEQIPSEIGDILFVLTCLANQMGISLQDVIKSTIQKNTKRDLNRHKNNPKL; this is encoded by the coding sequence TTGGACCAAAATGAGATCACCCTAAATCAATTACAAAACGAAGTAAATGATTGGATTCAAACGATTGGTGTCCGCTATTTTTCGGAACTTACAAATTTAGCAATTCTTGTTGAAGAGGTAGGAGAATTGTCTCGATTGATGGCAAGAAAGTATGGTGATCAATCTTTCAAATCAGGTGAATCGGCAGAACAGATTCCAAGTGAAATTGGAGATATTTTATTTGTTTTAACTTGTCTTGCCAATCAAATGGGGATTTCTCTCCAAGACGTTATCAAATCAACCATTCAAAAAAACACGAAACGTGATTTAAACCGACACAAAAACAATCCAAAACTTTAA
- a CDS encoding glycosyltransferase family 87 protein yields the protein MWKFLEPMERQGKWILTVLFLFLLVTSVNRSHQKSDFLDYYHASERWVTGDNLYRFDVAFDLQSKIKTAEDLFRPENLPLLLALQNETATYIYPPVFSFLLIPITYLSETSAALVFEILSWFSFLFLLYLLFQNKEVNLQKTKFPYLILILTILFNFRFIESHIQNNQVGIILILLVLISILVKNDFLSGSLLALAVSIKITPLVFLFVFVYEKKYSRIIWLLIGLVLWNALPLLYHWDYTIQMSKEWVTEILGNALNNPLLRSWKNNQSFSSTLAKYFVSGADFINQPTYRLPFLNLPISVLKLIQLVFIFVYGIPLLLLWRKPDQKWSIISLLFLISALFSGISWIHSYIICLVPIYFILNKVFSTQMETKEVYFLILILCLPIFSHRTFVGQKAESFLSMFSILFYSTSLLYFYIVRFALNENKNRN from the coding sequence ATGTGGAAATTTTTAGAACCTATGGAAAGACAGGGGAAATGGATCCTCACTGTTCTTTTTTTGTTCCTTTTAGTCACTTCTGTGAATCGTTCCCACCAAAAATCTGATTTTTTGGACTATTACCATGCGAGTGAACGTTGGGTAACAGGAGATAATTTATACCGATTCGATGTAGCCTTTGACCTCCAATCCAAAATCAAAACAGCAGAAGATTTATTTCGGCCAGAAAACCTTCCTTTACTGTTAGCCCTTCAAAATGAAACGGCAACCTACATCTACCCTCCCGTTTTTTCTTTTTTACTCATTCCAATTACCTACTTATCGGAAACGAGTGCGGCCCTTGTATTTGAGATCCTCAGTTGGTTTTCATTTTTATTCTTATTGTACCTTCTTTTTCAAAACAAGGAGGTGAATCTTCAAAAAACAAAATTTCCATATTTAATTCTTATCCTTACGATCCTTTTTAATTTTCGATTCATCGAAAGCCATATCCAAAACAACCAAGTAGGGATAATCCTCATCTTACTTGTATTGATTTCCATTTTAGTTAAAAATGATTTTTTAAGTGGCTCCTTACTTGCGTTAGCTGTCAGTATCAAAATCACTCCTCTTGTTTTTCTTTTTGTTTTTGTTTATGAAAAGAAATATAGTCGGATTATCTGGCTTTTGATTGGTTTGGTTTTATGGAATGCCCTTCCATTGCTGTATCATTGGGATTATACAATTCAAATGTCAAAAGAATGGGTGACTGAAATTCTTGGGAATGCTTTAAACAATCCACTCCTACGTTCTTGGAAAAACAACCAATCATTCAGCTCAACACTTGCGAAGTATTTTGTTTCAGGTGCTGATTTTATCAACCAACCCACTTATAGATTACCTTTTTTGAACCTTCCGATTTCTGTTCTCAAGCTAATCCAATTGGTTTTCATTTTTGTTTATGGGATTCCTTTGTTACTTTTATGGAGAAAACCAGATCAAAAATGGTCGATCATCTCTTTGTTATTTTTGATCTCTGCCCTTTTTAGTGGGATCAGTTGGATCCATAGTTATATCATTTGTTTGGTTCCCATTTATTTTATACTCAACAAAGTTTTTTCGACACAAATGGAAACCAAGGAAGTGTATTTTTTAATTTTGATTTTATGTTTACCAATTTTCAGCCATAGAACCTTTGTCGGTCAAAAAGCCGAATCGTTTCTTTCCATGTTTTCTATTCTTTTTTATTCTACAAGTTTGTTGTATTTTTATATTGTTAGGTTTGCCCTCAATGAAAACAAAAATCGGAATTGA
- a CDS encoding MBOAT family O-acyltransferase: MLFNSLEFLVFFLITIIIGNILKNRWQRLFFLLASYYFYMAWQPSSISCSAMADSGLKYFSDRMYCDLKINPYVFILIFSTFIDYFAARAIESKQDGDSKRGWLLVLSLVVNIGTLGFFKYTDFLLGVINDIHLLGSFQFEKQNIILPVGISFYTFQSMSYTIDVYNRKIEARKSFLDFALYVAFFPQLVAGPIVRAETFFRDLDYRLSVHKEHIEAAFALILIGFTRKIVFADNLAKVVDSTFANYQNLNSIEIWTGALAFGWQIYFDFAGYTDIAIGVARLFGFQFNANFNFPMSCKNIADHWSRWHISFSTWIRDYIYIPLGGSRVSVIMYIRNIMITWLFAGLWHGAAYHYVGWGIWQGTMLLTHKFYGDTPVSKFLNEKGGKSYELFSRIFTMFCLAFGFIMFRAETMEKAIPMMKALLFINDSGVPITRWMNYRFGILLVICFTASYIFSKRQIPTLLTGSWMKYSIFVIVNLLLLLLFGVTESQNFLYFQF, translated from the coding sequence ATGTTATTTAACTCACTTGAATTTTTAGTCTTCTTTTTGATCACAATTATCATTGGAAATATACTGAAAAATAGATGGCAAAGGTTATTCTTCTTACTTGCCAGTTATTATTTTTACATGGCATGGCAACCATCATCAATCTCGTGTTCGGCGATGGCGGACAGTGGATTAAAATACTTCTCGGACAGAATGTATTGTGATCTTAAAATCAATCCTTATGTATTTATTTTAATTTTTTCAACCTTTATTGACTATTTTGCAGCAAGAGCAATTGAATCAAAACAAGACGGTGACTCCAAACGAGGTTGGTTACTTGTTTTATCTCTTGTTGTTAACATTGGAACACTTGGTTTTTTCAAATACACCGATTTTTTATTAGGTGTGATAAACGATATCCACTTATTAGGTTCCTTTCAATTTGAAAAACAAAACATCATATTACCAGTGGGAATCTCTTTTTATACATTCCAATCTATGAGTTACACCATTGATGTTTACAATCGTAAGATTGAGGCCCGTAAATCCTTTTTAGACTTTGCATTATATGTAGCTTTTTTTCCTCAATTGGTTGCAGGTCCCATTGTTCGTGCAGAAACTTTTTTCCGTGATTTGGATTATCGTCTAAGTGTTCATAAAGAACACATTGAAGCAGCTTTTGCCCTAATTTTAATCGGATTTACCAGAAAAATTGTCTTTGCTGATAACTTGGCAAAAGTCGTAGATTCTACATTTGCAAACTATCAAAATTTGAATTCTATCGAGATATGGACAGGTGCTTTGGCTTTTGGTTGGCAAATTTATTTCGATTTTGCGGGTTATACGGACATTGCAATTGGTGTCGCCAGATTGTTCGGATTTCAATTTAATGCTAATTTTAATTTTCCAATGTCATGCAAAAATATTGCAGACCATTGGTCTAGATGGCATATCTCCTTCTCCACTTGGATACGTGATTACATCTATATCCCCTTAGGTGGATCAAGAGTCAGTGTCATTATGTACATTCGTAACATCATGATCACTTGGTTATTTGCCGGATTGTGGCATGGTGCTGCTTACCATTATGTGGGATGGGGCATTTGGCAAGGAACTATGTTACTAACTCATAAGTTCTACGGTGACACTCCTGTTTCAAAATTCCTAAATGAAAAAGGTGGAAAATCATACGAATTATTCTCTCGGATTTTTACCATGTTTTGTTTAGCATTTGGTTTTATCATGTTTAGAGCAGAGACAATGGAAAAAGCAATTCCGATGATGAAAGCTTTGTTATTCATCAACGATTCCGGAGTTCCCATTACACGTTGGATGAATTATCGATTTGGAATTCTGTTAGTCATTTGTTTTACAGCAAGTTACATCTTCTCAAAGAGACAAATCCCAACTTTACTAACAGGAAGTTGGATGAAATATTCAATTTTTGTTATCGTGAATCTATTACTTTTACTATTATTTGGAGTAACAGAAAGTCAGAACTTCCTCTACTTTCAATTTTAA
- a CDS encoding LIMLP_18675 family protein codes for MKPILRLLSKWKEYKSKKESMYFGTSLYDELYTNPIPSLALIVGVSLFFYFSLPYIHFLGNFFFWFVGVLEITKVLKIPFLDELRYYHYLSAFVYFYISFSLLIDMSRLLSKWNVRTVIVKNEVWQISHSGLGKKLNQYQLNAEGLSLSYEHGGLMDFLGLNRLVWKKDGKEIFSSPYFFPYKKNKSIINRLLKR; via the coding sequence ATGAAACCTATCCTACGATTACTTTCAAAATGGAAAGAATACAAATCCAAAAAAGAATCAATGTATTTTGGTACTTCACTTTATGATGAATTGTATACAAACCCGATCCCTTCTCTTGCATTGATTGTAGGCGTTTCACTTTTCTTTTATTTCAGCTTACCATATATTCATTTCCTTGGAAATTTTTTCTTTTGGTTTGTTGGCGTATTGGAAATCACAAAAGTTTTAAAAATTCCATTTTTAGATGAACTCAGGTATTACCACTATTTATCCGCTTTCGTTTACTTTTATATTTCTTTCTCTCTTTTAATTGATATGAGTCGATTGCTCTCAAAATGGAATGTGCGCACTGTAATTGTCAAAAACGAAGTTTGGCAAATCAGTCATTCTGGGCTTGGCAAAAAACTCAACCAATACCAATTAAATGCAGAAGGTCTATCTTTGTCATATGAACATGGTGGGCTCATGGATTTTTTGGGACTCAATCGACTGGTTTGGAAAAAAGATGGGAAAGAGATATTTTCATCTCCTTATTTTTTTCCATATAAAAAAAATAAAAGCATCATCAATCGATTGTTAAAACGATAA